The DNA window TTCCGGTTCGTTCTCGCGAGTTCGTCCCGCATCTTCTCGAACGCGGGCTGCCGCTGGAGACCGTCGTTCGTGTCGGCGTCGCACCAGTCGTACTTCAGGTAGTCCACGCCCCACGCCGCGAAGGTTTCGGCGTCCTGCCGCTCGTGGCCGAGCGAGCCGATGCCGTGCGCCGGGTAGCCGTCGTTGGCCATCGCGCAGGTCGACGAGCCCGGCACGGAGTAGATGCCGAAGAGCAGCCCGCGCCGGTGGACGTATTCGGCGAGTGCCGCGATCCCGCCGGGGAAGCGCTGCGGGTTGGCGCGCAGCTCGCCCCGCGCGCCGCGCGTGAAGTCCTGCCAGCAGTCGTCGACCACGACGTAGCGGTAGCCCGCGTCGCGCATCCCGGTGCGGACCAGCGCGTCGGCGGCTTCGCGAACGGCCCGCTCGGTCAAGCCGTAGCAGCGGGTCTGGTTCCAGCTGTTCCAGCCCATCGGCGGCGTGCGCGCGAGCCCGTTCGCCAGCGGCGGTTCCGGCAGCGGGGAGGCCCAGGTCAGTGCGGCCGCCAGTACCGCGAGGACGAGCACCGCGCGCCCGATCCTGGCATGCGGCGAGTGGCCGGTCGTGACGGTGTCGATGCCCGTGATCCAATCGCAGGGGACGTGAGCTGACCGTAGGAGGGATACCGCGATGGCGATCTACGCGCTCGGTGACCTGGAGCCGACCATCCACCCCGACGCCTACGTGCACCCCGACGCGACGGTCATCGGCGACGTGCGGATCGCCGCGAACGCCTCGGTGTGGCCGCAGACGGTGCTGCGCGGCGACCACGGGTACATCGAGCTGGGCGAGCGCTCGAACATCCAGGACGGCTGCGTCGTGCACTGCACCCGGCGGCACCCGACCGTGCTCGGGCCGTCATCGGCGATCGGGCACGCGGTGCACGTCGAGGGCGCGGTGATCGGCACCGGCTGCCTGATCGCCTCCGGCGCGGTGGTGCTCAACGGCAGCGTGGTCGAAGACGGCGGGATGGTCGGCGCCGGCGCGGTGCTGTCCTACGACTCGCACGTGCCGTCCGGGCACGTGGCGCTCGGCGTGCCCGCCAAAACCCGCCTGAACACCTCGTTCGGGCCGGACAAGATCGCCATGGTGGTCGACTCCTACGTCGAGCGCGCGGCGTGGTTCCGTACCGCGCTTCGGCGCCTGGACCCAGGGCGCTAGGCTCGCACGCCGTGACCGCACGACCGCTGGCCGAGATCGTCGAAGAAGGCTGGGCGCAAGCCCTCGAACCCGTCGCGGACCGCATTTCCTCGATGGGGGAGTTCCTCCGCGCGGAGATAGCCGCGGGGCGGACCTACCTCCCCTCGGGGGACAACGTGCTGAGGGCGTTCAAACAGCCCTTCCACGGCGTCCGCGTGCTGATCGTCGGGCAGGACCCGTACCCGACACCGGGGCACGCGATCGGGCTGTGCTTCGCCGTGGCGCCCGACGTGCGCCCGCTGCCGAAGAGCCTGGTCAACATCTACAAGGAGTACGCCGAGGACCTCGGGCACCCGCTGCCCGCGAACGGCGACCTCACCCCGTGGACCGAACAGGGCGTGCTGCTGCTCAACAGGGCGCTCACGGTGTCGCCAGGCAAGCCCAACTCGCACCAGGGCAAGGGCTGGGAAGAGGTCACCGAGCAGGCGATCAAGGCCCTCGCCGCGCGCAACGAGCCGATGGTCGCGATCCTGTGGGGCCGCAACGCCCGCAACCTCAAGCCGTTGCTCGGGCAGGTGCCGTGCATCGAATCGGCGCACCCGAGCCCGCTTTCCGCGCACAACGGCTTCTTCGGCTCGCGCCCGTTCAGCAGGGCCAACGAACTCCTCGAAAAGCAGGGCGCGGCCCCGGTCGACTGGAAACTGCCCTAGCCCTCGCGGAAGAAGCCCCGCACGTACTGGTCGTCGAGCGCCGCCACGGCCGCTGCGGAGTCCGCGGCGACGACCCGTCCCGCCCGCAGCACGACCATCCGGTCCGCGGCTCCGATGGCGGCGAGCAGGGGCACGTCCTGCGTGATGACCAGCACGGCGGCCCCTTCGTCGGCGTACTCGCGTAGCGTTTTCCACACCCGGTAGGCGTTTTCCGCGTCCAAGGAAGCGGTGGGTTCGTCGGCCACGAGGAGTTCGGGTGACGGCAGCAAGGCCGCGGCGAGCGCCGCGCGCTGGATCTGCCCGCCGGAATGCTGCTGCGGGAGCAGCTCGGCCACGTCCTCGGGATAACCGGCCGCCGTGCACGCGCGCTCGACGCTCCATCGCCGGTGGAGCCGTTCCAGCTCGCGCAGCTGAGTGCCGACGGCCTGATCGGGCTTGAACGCGGTCACCCCGGACTGGGGCACGTAACCGAGGGTGCCGGTGACGCGCACCTGCCCCGAACTCGCGGCGGAGGCGGGGAGCCGTCCGGTGAGCGCGGCGGCGGTCATGGACTTGCCGCAGCCCGATTCACCGATGAGCGCGGTGATCCGTCCTTCCGGGACAGTGAGGCTCACGGCGTCGAGGACCGTTTCGCTCCACCGGCCGGTGTCGATGTGGACGGTCACGTCGCGCAGTTCGGCCGCCACCATGCGCTACTCCTTCACGGCGCAAAAGAATGGCGGGTGCTCGCTGTGCGAGCACCCGCCACCCTGAAAAAGCTGTGGTCAGCCCCGAACGACCTTGCCCGCCTTGAGGCACGAGGTGCACACGTTCAGGCGCTTGCGCTGGGACACCCCGACCTTGGCGTGCACGGTCTGGATGTTCGGGTTCCACCGGCGGTTGGTACGGCGGTGGGAGTGCGAGACCGACTTGCCGAAGCCGGGTCCCTTGCCACAGACGTCGCACACGGCAGCCACGTCGAACTCCTTTGGATCAGGTAAGTCGAGACAGCCCAGCTTGGCTGGGCAACTCGACCATAGTAACGAGTGCGTTTCCGGCCCAGGGAACGGGGTGGGTACCGGGTCGATACCGTGGGCGGACCAGCGAGGAGGATATCGGGTGTTGGACGAGGCCGCGGTCGCGGCATGGGCCGCGGCGAGCGTGCGCAGCCTGGACGTGCTGCGCCCGGAGATCAACGGCATCAACGTCTACCCGGTGGCCGATTCCGACACCGGCTCGAACCTGCTGCACACGTTCTCCGGCGCCGAAACCGCGCTCGCGGCCGACAGCGGTCACGGCGCGGGCCGTGCGCTCGCGGTGCTCGCGAAAGGCGCCGTCGAAGCGGCTCGTGGCAATTCGGGCGTGATCCTTTCGCAGGTGCTGCGCGGGCTCTCCGACGCGGTCTCCGACGCCCCCGAAATCGGCCCCGGCCTGCTGGCCGAAGCGTTCGTGCTGGCCGACGAAGCGGCGACGGGCGCGGTGGCGCGGCCGGTCGCGGGCACCATGCTGAGCGTCATGCACGCGGTCGCCACCACGATGAAGGCGCTCGCCGAACCGGTCTCGGTCGAAGCCGTCGCCGAGGCGGCGGCGTCGTCCGCGCGCGACGCGCTGGCCCGGACGCCGAGCCAGCTTCCCGTGCTGGCCCGCGCCGGGGTCGTCGACGCGGGCGGACGCGGGCTGGTCGCCGTGCTCGAAGCGCTGCACGCGGTCGTCACGGGAGCCGAAACCGCCGCCGGAGACGCGCACCACCACGCGCACGTCGCGGTCGAACGGGAGCCGGTGCCCTACGCGTGGGAGGTCATGTACCTGCTCGAAGGCATGCCGGAGGCGAAGCTGCCCGGTCTGCGGCGGGCGCTGTCCGCGCTCGGCGACAGCGTCACGGTCGCGGCCGACGGTGACGGCGGGCACGCCGTGCACGTCCACTGCGCGGACATCGGGGGCGCGATCGAGGCCGGGATCGAAGCGGGCCGCCCGCGCCGGATCAGGGTCGAGCCGCTGATCACGCCCGCGCCGCTGGAACCGGCGGGCGGTATCGACCGGACCGTGGTCGCCGCCGTCCACGGCGACGGCCTCGCCGAGGTGCTCAGGGCCGAGGGCATCGCGGTGCTCTCGGTGCCCTCCGGCGCGGCGCCGAGCATGGAGGAGATGCTCGGGCTGATCACCGAGACGACCGGTGGCCACGTCACCGTGCTGGCCGGTGGGGCCGCGCTGAAGACCGCGGCGGACGCGGCCGCGGGGCACGCGATGGTCGGCGAGCGCGAGGTCGTGGTGATCCCGTGCGCCTCTGGGGTGCAGGTGCTGGCGGCGCTCGCGGTGCACGACAAGGACCGCCGCGTTTCGGACGACGTGGTGGCCATGGCCGAGGCGGCCGCGGCGACGCGGCGTGGCGAACTGCTTGTGGCGCAAGAGGAATCGATAACCTGGGTCGGCCGCGCGCAGGCCGGTGACGTGCTCGGCCTCGTCGACGGCGAGGTGGT is part of the Amycolatopsis sp. CA-230715 genome and encodes:
- the rpmB gene encoding 50S ribosomal protein L28, which gives rise to MAAVCDVCGKGPGFGKSVSHSHRRTNRRWNPNIQTVHAKVGVSQRKRLNVCTSCLKAGKVVRG
- a CDS encoding DAK2 domain-containing protein yields the protein MLDEAAVAAWAAASVRSLDVLRPEINGINVYPVADSDTGSNLLHTFSGAETALAADSGHGAGRALAVLAKGAVEAARGNSGVILSQVLRGLSDAVSDAPEIGPGLLAEAFVLADEAATGAVARPVAGTMLSVMHAVATTMKALAEPVSVEAVAEAAASSARDALARTPSQLPVLARAGVVDAGGRGLVAVLEALHAVVTGAETAAGDAHHHAHVAVEREPVPYAWEVMYLLEGMPEAKLPGLRRALSALGDSVTVAADGDGGHAVHVHCADIGGAIEAGIEAGRPRRIRVEPLITPAPLEPAGGIDRTVVAAVHGDGLAEVLRAEGIAVLSVPSGAAPSMEEMLGLITETTGGHVTVLAGGAALKTAADAAAGHAMVGEREVVVIPCASGVQVLAALAVHDKDRRVSDDVVAMAEAAAATRRGELLVAQEESITWVGRAQAGDVLGLVDGEVVSIEPAPATETNLVAAAMSVLNRMLAVGGELVTVLLGADAPPGVPVELAEQLRLEHPEVELACYPGGATDTVLLIGVE
- a CDS encoding gamma carbonic anhydrase family protein — encoded protein: MAIYALGDLEPTIHPDAYVHPDATVIGDVRIAANASVWPQTVLRGDHGYIELGERSNIQDGCVVHCTRRHPTVLGPSSAIGHAVHVEGAVIGTGCLIASGAVVLNGSVVEDGGMVGAGAVLSYDSHVPSGHVALGVPAKTRLNTSFGPDKIAMVVDSYVERAAWFRTALRRLDPGR
- a CDS encoding ATP-binding cassette domain-containing protein; translation: MVAAELRDVTVHIDTGRWSETVLDAVSLTVPEGRITALIGESGCGKSMTAAALTGRLPASAASSGQVRVTGTLGYVPQSGVTAFKPDQAVGTQLRELERLHRRWSVERACTAAGYPEDVAELLPQQHSGGQIQRAALAAALLPSPELLVADEPTASLDAENAYRVWKTLREYADEGAAVLVITQDVPLLAAIGAADRMVVLRAGRVVAADSAAAVAALDDQYVRGFFREG
- a CDS encoding uracil-DNA glycosylase, giving the protein MTARPLAEIVEEGWAQALEPVADRISSMGEFLRAEIAAGRTYLPSGDNVLRAFKQPFHGVRVLIVGQDPYPTPGHAIGLCFAVAPDVRPLPKSLVNIYKEYAEDLGHPLPANGDLTPWTEQGVLLLNRALTVSPGKPNSHQGKGWEEVTEQAIKALAARNEPMVAILWGRNARNLKPLLGQVPCIESAHPSPLSAHNGFFGSRPFSRANELLEKQGAAPVDWKLP